Proteins from a genomic interval of Nitrospirota bacterium:
- a CDS encoding NADP-dependent isocitrate dehydrogenase: MVAITVKNPIVEMDGDEMTRIIWRMIKDKLLFPHLTMDLKYFDLGVKHRDETDDKVTIDAANAVKEFSVGVKCATITPNAARVKEYGLKQAWMSPNATIRSILDGTVFRKPIIVRNIPPAVRSWKKPISIGRHAYGDIYKSVEYKVPSAGKAEIVFTPADGRSKVVLTVHDFKGPGVVMGMHNTEQSIRSFARACINYAVGEKCDLWFGAKDTISKTYHAFFREIFDHEAEARKADFEKLGISYRYMLIDDAVAQIMKAEGGMLWACMNYDGDVMSDMVASGFGSLGLMTSVLVSPEGRYVYEAAHGTVMRHYYEHLRGNPTSTNAVASIFAWTGALARRGEMDGTPDVAAFARTLESIVVGTIEGGTMTKDLAAIAEPTPGKYALTEEFIDRVAEQV; the protein is encoded by the coding sequence ATTGTGGCCATTACTGTAAAGAACCCCATCGTCGAGATGGACGGCGACGAGATGACGAGGATTATCTGGAGGATGATCAAGGACAAGCTCCTCTTCCCCCATCTCACGATGGACCTCAAGTACTTCGATCTGGGCGTGAAGCACCGCGACGAGACCGACGACAAGGTCACGATCGACGCAGCAAATGCGGTCAAAGAGTTCAGCGTGGGAGTTAAATGCGCGACCATAACGCCGAACGCGGCGCGCGTGAAAGAGTACGGCCTCAAGCAGGCGTGGATGAGCCCGAACGCAACGATCCGCTCGATACTGGACGGAACGGTCTTCCGCAAGCCGATCATTGTTCGGAACATCCCTCCGGCGGTCAGAAGCTGGAAGAAGCCGATCAGCATCGGCAGGCACGCCTACGGAGACATCTACAAGTCGGTGGAGTACAAAGTCCCGTCAGCAGGAAAGGCCGAGATCGTGTTCACACCAGCGGACGGGAGAAGCAAGGTAGTTCTCACGGTCCACGACTTCAAGGGTCCCGGTGTCGTCATGGGCATGCACAATACCGAACAGTCTATCCGGAGCTTCGCGAGGGCATGCATCAACTACGCAGTGGGAGAAAAATGCGATCTCTGGTTCGGGGCCAAGGACACGATATCCAAAACCTATCATGCCTTTTTCAGGGAAATCTTCGACCACGAGGCTGAGGCGAGGAAAGCGGACTTCGAGAAGCTCGGCATCAGCTATCGCTACATGCTGATCGATGACGCGGTGGCGCAGATCATGAAGGCCGAGGGTGGCATGCTCTGGGCCTGCATGAACTACGACGGGGACGTGATGAGTGACATGGTGGCCTCGGGCTTCGGCAGCCTGGGGCTCATGACCTCGGTCCTCGTCTCGCCTGAAGGTAGGTATGTGTACGAGGCGGCGCACGGAACCGTCATGCGGCATTACTACGAGCATCTCAGGGGAAACCCCACTTCGACAAATGCCGTTGCATCAATCTTTGCCTGGACCGGTGCCCTGGCGCGCCGCGGCGAAATGGACGGGACACCCGATGTTGCCGCCTTTGCCCGAACGCTGGAATCGATCGTGGTCGGGACCATTGAAGGAGGGACCATGACCA
- a CDS encoding NAD(P)/FAD-dependent oxidoreductase: MSDRLYDCIIIGAGPGGLQAAIYLGRYNRDVVLLDRSGGRTWHAKHIENVVGHRDIAGSEIIALGKEQARRFNVRVEREPVKAVQKNGEFVVSTTDRAYRSRFVIAASGVTDVLPPLENVHRFLGISYFTCVDCDGYKTTDRKLIVIGNSLQVVNLAIAMKQMYTRDITFIPCEFTLPAAAIEVLGDEAIRVVVEEPAAIIGTEKMEAIELKGGKRIPCEVIMASFGITLNDGYLKGLALKKDAAGFKYAVSGAYESSLRGLYIVGPLNTGQDQVAIAAGEGAVAAIDINKRLLEEYDLR, encoded by the coding sequence ATGAGCGATCGGCTGTATGACTGCATCATCATCGGTGCGGGCCCCGGAGGGCTGCAGGCGGCCATCTATCTGGGCAGATACAACAGGGACGTGGTGCTGCTCGACCGGAGCGGCGGCAGGACATGGCATGCGAAGCACATTGAGAATGTTGTCGGCCATCGCGATATAGCCGGAAGCGAGATCATCGCTCTCGGGAAGGAGCAGGCCAGAAGATTCAACGTGCGGGTGGAGCGGGAGCCCGTCAAGGCCGTTCAAAAGAACGGGGAATTTGTCGTTTCGACCACGGACAGGGCCTATCGATCGCGGTTTGTCATCGCGGCGTCAGGAGTGACGGATGTCCTCCCGCCTCTCGAAAATGTGCACCGGTTCCTCGGGATCAGCTACTTTACCTGCGTCGATTGCGACGGCTATAAAACAACGGATAGGAAGCTGATCGTTATCGGGAATTCTCTCCAAGTCGTGAACCTGGCGATCGCCATGAAGCAGATGTACACAAGAGACATCACCTTCATTCCCTGCGAGTTCACTCTGCCCGCGGCCGCTATCGAGGTGCTGGGCGACGAGGCCATTCGTGTCGTCGTAGAAGAGCCGGCGGCTATTATCGGCACGGAAAAGATGGAGGCGATCGAACTAAAGGGCGGCAAGCGTATTCCCTGTGAAGTCATCATGGCGTCCTTCGGCATCACGCTGAACGACGGCTATTTGAAAGGATTAGCGCTCAAGAAGGACGCCGCCGGGTTCAAGTACGCGGTAAGCGGCGCGTACGAATCGTCCCTTCGCGGGCTTTATATCGTGGGGCCCCTGAATACGGGCCAGGACCAGGTGGCTATCGCGGCAGGGGAAGGGGCCGTGGCCGCCATTGACATCAACAAAAGACTCCTGGAAGAGTATGACCTTCGCTGA
- a CDS encoding GNAT family N-acetyltransferase: MADPRKTGVSGITGKMVSIRHATGSDLINVEEYLRDHHAGSDLGNAEVVVAAEERRIIGFGILKKENDAGCISLFEDSRRKGIGSSIIKHLAEHALLKRVYASRYASYFTHAGFSRVQKGPSPRATRSGDPCRGHLMERLSLAAYGK, translated from the coding sequence ATGGCCGATCCTCGAAAGACAGGAGTATCGGGCATTACGGGAAAAATGGTCTCGATCCGGCATGCAACGGGCAGCGATCTGATTAATGTGGAAGAATATCTCCGGGATCACCACGCGGGTTCCGATCTCGGAAATGCCGAAGTGGTCGTCGCAGCAGAGGAGAGGCGCATCATCGGCTTTGGTATCCTGAAAAAGGAAAACGATGCCGGATGCATTTCCCTGTTCGAAGACAGCAGGAGAAAGGGCATAGGATCATCGATCATAAAACACCTGGCGGAACATGCTCTGCTCAAGAGAGTGTATGCTTCGCGCTACGCCAGCTACTTCACTCATGCCGGTTTCAGCCGGGTGCAGAAGGGGCCTTCCCCGCGGGCGACGAGAAGTGGTGACCCGTGCCGGGGGCACTTGATGGAACGATTGTCCCTTGCCGCCTATGGGAAATAA
- a CDS encoding Smr/MutS family protein, which translates to MKKKNPTGPLASFNNNPFKSLKSIKPKLEPPGPGRPSPGRREKQEEDAAGLFMRAVSGARALHADEPGETPELKKNKAPDGESGDEQEQQLFLQAMQKIGTTLSKLQSESESGEEARQSVSSRLKQLRRGTIRIGEELDLHGHLRKEAVLKLEHFVSAAYHRRQKAVLVITGKGINSPEGPVLPGAVADWLRGKGKAMVAEFAPAPRDRGGSGAFVVFLKNPRRT; encoded by the coding sequence ATGAAAAAAAAGAACCCAACAGGCCCGTTGGCCTCGTTCAACAACAATCCCTTCAAGTCCCTCAAAAGCATCAAGCCCAAGCTCGAACCACCTGGACCTGGAAGGCCGTCCCCGGGACGAAGGGAAAAACAAGAAGAGGACGCCGCCGGTCTCTTCATGCGGGCAGTGTCCGGTGCGCGTGCGCTTCATGCCGACGAGCCCGGTGAGACGCCGGAGCTGAAAAAGAACAAGGCCCCTGATGGCGAGAGCGGTGACGAGCAGGAACAGCAGCTGTTTCTCCAGGCCATGCAAAAAATCGGCACGACCCTTAGCAAGCTGCAGTCGGAAAGTGAATCGGGAGAGGAGGCGAGACAGTCCGTTTCCAGCCGGCTGAAACAGCTCAGGCGCGGGACGATCCGTATCGGCGAGGAACTGGACCTCCACGGTCACCTGAGGAAAGAAGCGGTGCTAAAGCTGGAGCATTTCGTGAGCGCAGCATACCACCGGAGGCAGAAGGCCGTGCTTGTCATCACCGGCAAAGGGATCAACTCTCCCGAAGGGCCTGTCCTCCCGGGAGCGGTCGCGGACTGGCTGCGCGGGAAGGGGAAGGCGATGGTTGCGGAGTTTGCACCGGCTCCCCGGGACCGGGGCGGAAGCGGAGCCTTTGTGGTGTTTCTCAAGAATCCCCGACGCACCTGA
- a CDS encoding HD domain-containing phosphohydrolase, with the protein MLNEKQKLTTLIRLGIELTGVKDIDVLLEKILREARTLVNADAGSIYIREDDQLKFSYTQNDTLQKRLPPGKKLIYSTFSIPINSKSLSGHVAHTGETLNLPDVYELGPGLPYSFNKQYDNLSGYRTTSVLTFPLKTNRGDVIGVLQLINGKDGRGKVVAFKKSDEPLILNFANTAAVAIERAQMTRAMILRMIKMAELRDPKETGAHVNRVASYAVTIYENWATRRGIAQEEIEKNRDVLRMAAMLHDVGKVAISDSILKKPDRFTPEEYEIMKRHTYLGARLFSELYSDFDDAASVVALNHHEYFDGGGYPGYINVLDGTPLPGRMDNTGIARGKRGEEIPVFGRVVAIADVYDALSSRRVYKEAWDESRVLETIRTVAGKQFDPEMIDAFFCCLDTIHSITERYPDH; encoded by the coding sequence ATGCTGAACGAAAAGCAGAAGCTGACCACGCTCATCAGGCTCGGCATCGAGCTGACCGGCGTGAAGGACATCGACGTCCTGCTCGAGAAGATCCTCAGGGAAGCGCGCACGCTGGTAAACGCCGATGCGGGATCGATCTACATAAGGGAAGACGATCAGCTGAAATTCAGCTATACGCAGAACGATACGCTCCAGAAACGATTGCCGCCGGGTAAGAAACTCATTTACTCCACATTCTCCATCCCGATCAACAGCAAGTCCCTCTCCGGCCATGTCGCCCATACCGGCGAAACCCTGAATCTCCCCGATGTATACGAGCTCGGGCCAGGGCTTCCCTACTCCTTTAACAAGCAGTATGATAATTTGTCCGGCTACCGGACCACTTCGGTGCTGACCTTTCCCCTAAAGACCAACCGTGGTGACGTCATCGGAGTCCTGCAGCTCATCAACGGGAAGGACGGGAGGGGCAAGGTCGTTGCCTTTAAAAAGAGCGACGAACCGCTCATCCTGAACTTTGCCAACACAGCGGCGGTGGCGATTGAACGGGCACAGATGACGCGCGCCATGATCCTGCGCATGATCAAGATGGCCGAACTGCGCGACCCGAAGGAGACGGGAGCCCATGTGAACCGGGTCGCGTCCTACGCGGTTACGATCTACGAGAACTGGGCGACGAGGCGGGGCATTGCCCAGGAGGAGATCGAAAAGAACCGAGACGTTCTGCGCATGGCAGCCATGCTGCACGACGTCGGCAAGGTTGCCATCTCGGACTCGATCCTGAAAAAGCCGGACCGGTTCACGCCGGAAGAATACGAGATCATGAAACGGCACACCTACCTCGGCGCACGACTGTTCTCGGAGCTGTACTCGGACTTCGACGATGCGGCCTCGGTTGTCGCCCTGAACCATCACGAATATTTCGACGGGGGCGGCTATCCCGGCTACATCAATGTGCTCGATGGAACGCCGCTACCCGGCCGGATGGACAACACCGGGATCGCCCGGGGAAAAAGGGGTGAGGAGATACCCGTATTCGGACGGGTCGTCGCCATTGCCGACGTCTATGATGCGCTCTCGTCGCGAAGGGTCTACAAGGAAGCGTGGGACGAGTCCCGGGTGCTCGAGACGATCAGGACAGTCGCCGGCAAGCAGTTCGATCCCGAAATGATCGATGCCTTTTTCTGCTGCCTTGACACGATTCATAGCATCACGGAACGGTACCCGGACCACTGA